A portion of the Cetobacterium ceti genome contains these proteins:
- a CDS encoding MerR family transcriptional regulator, whose protein sequence is MFSIGETAKLNNISIQTLRHYDKEGILKPNYINEETGYRYYSIDQFLQIDFIKRCKLLGFSLDKIKLLLFEGNNLENILESVSFQKFIIEREIENLEKIKNNLINLEKTLEKGIENLNKNPKIENLNFYILGSSTGIMKNVSDIENHIRKALKFQNQNYDLSHTFIILKVNKDNFLKNKKTIYDELIIGSNSIKNNNIYSENGISLYIESAVYKNSHYFENLINFENNNNLNGENYFLEIYYISKLDNKNKEYSLINIFYPLMRYNKNK, encoded by the coding sequence ATGTTTTCAATAGGTGAAACTGCAAAATTAAATAATATTTCAATACAAACATTGCGTCATTATGATAAAGAAGGAATTTTAAAGCCGAATTATATAAATGAAGAAACAGGTTATCGATACTATTCTATTGATCAATTTTTACAAATAGATTTTATAAAAAGATGTAAATTATTAGGATTTTCTTTAGATAAAATTAAATTATTACTTTTTGAAGGAAATAATTTAGAAAATATTTTAGAATCTGTAAGTTTTCAAAAATTTATAATTGAAAGGGAAATTGAAAATTTAGAAAAAATAAAAAATAATTTAATAAATTTAGAAAAAACTTTAGAAAAGGGAATTGAAAATTTAAATAAAAATCCTAAAATAGAAAATTTAAATTTTTATATTCTAGGCAGTTCTACAGGAATAATGAAAAATGTAAGTGATATTGAAAATCATATTAGAAAAGCTTTAAAATTTCAAAACCAAAATTACGATTTAAGTCATACTTTTATAATTTTAAAAGTAAATAAAGATAATTTTTTAAAAAATAAAAAAACAATTTATGATGAACTTATAATAGGTTCTAATTCAATAAAAAATAATAATATTTATTCTGAAAACGGAATATCACTTTATATAGAAAGTGCGGTTTATAAAAATAGTCATTATTTTGAAAATCTTATAAATTTTGAAAATAATAATAACTTAAATGGAGAAAATTATTTTTTAGAAATTTATTATATTTCAAAATTAGATAATAAGAATAAAGAATACTCTTTAATAAATATTTTTTATCCTCTTATGAGGTATAATAAAAATAAGTAA